The following coding sequences are from one Ammospiza caudacuta isolate bAmmCau1 chromosome 10, bAmmCau1.pri, whole genome shotgun sequence window:
- the MTMR10 gene encoding myotubularin-related protein 10 isoform X3, whose protein sequence is MFSLKQPKPTFKSYLLPQADENIASEPRIKKLEPVLLPAKKVNGIDPGGGGGGISSASGQQTPLFETYSDWDREIKRTGASEWRVCSVNEGYMISTCLPEYFVVPSSLADQDLKLYSYSFIGRRMPLWSWNHPNGSALVRMANIKDVLQQRRIDQRICNAITRSHPLRSDVYKSDLDKCLPNIQEIQAAYNKLKQLCVNDPFDDTEEKWLSSLENTRWLEYIRAFLKHSAELVYMMECKHVSVVLQEEEGRDLSCLAASLIQVMLDPYFRTIVGFQSLIQKEWVMAGYQFLDRCNHLKRSDKESPLFLMFLDCVWQLLEQYPAAFEFSEVYLTVLYDSARISLFGTFLFNCPHQRVKESTEFAISKNIQLGDEKGLRFPCVWDWSLQFTSRDRLLFHNPLFVGKSAPSVHNGALRTFKRSKKNYSSTLRGVPPAIKNGIIGEQEFVPRRNSLILKLKPEFLHSAEEQSHSMEQYFRDWFAKPVDLHGVILPHLSGTQIKLWKLCYFRWVPEAQISHGGSITAFHRVSVLADEVDMLNRSLRQYKSNSSLPGHCSELDQSRMYFRANGLNDTSGTPDFLSSSFPFSPVGNLCKRSILGTPLSKFLSGAKIWLSTETLANED, encoded by the exons CAAAGAAGGTGAATGGCATAGACCCAGGAGGAGGTGGCGGTGGCATCAGCAGTGCCAGCGGTCAGCAGACTCCTTTGTTTGAAACTTACTCGGATTGGGATAGAGAAATCAAAAGGACAGGTGCCTCTGAGTGGAGAGTGTGCTCAGTCAATGAAGGTTACATGATCTCCACTTG CCTTCCAGAATATTTTGTGGTTCCGTCTTCCTTAGCAGATCAAGACCTGAAGCTGTACTCCTATTCCTTCATTGGGAGGAGAATGCCT CTATGGTCCTGGAATCACCCCAACGGGAGTGCCCTTGTGAGAATGGCCAACATTAAAGATGTACTGCAGCAGAGAAGAATTGATCAGAG GATTTGTAATGCCATAACTCGAAGCCATCCCCTGAGAAGTGACGTTTACAAATCTGACCTGGACAAGTGTCTCCCCAACATCCAGGAAATCCAGGCTGCATACAACAAACTCAAACAGCTCTGTGTCAATG ACCCTTTTGATGACACCGAAGAGAAGTGGCTGTCCTCGCTGGAAAACACTCGCTGGTTAGAGTACATCAG AGCCTTTCTTAAGCATTCTGCTGAGCTTGTCTATATGATGGAGTGTAAGCACGTTTCTGTAGTTCTACAAG AGGAAGAGGGACGGGACCTGAGCTGTCTTGCTGCTTCTCTCATTCAAGTCATGCTGGATCCCTATTTTCGAACCATTGTTGGATTTCAAAGCCTAATACAGAAGGAATGGGTCATGGCAGGATATCAATTTTTAGATAGGTGTAACCACTTAAAGAGATCTGACAAAGAG TCTCCTTTGTTCTTGATGTTCCTTGACTGCGTTTGGCAGCTGCTGGAACAGTACCCAGCAGCCTTTGAGTTCTCTGAGGTGTACCTGACCGTCCTGTACGACAGCGCCCGCATCTCCTTGTTCGGCACCTTCCTCTTCAACTGCCCCCACCAGCGAGtcaaggagagcact GAATTTGCTATAAGCAAAAACATTCAGCTGGGTGATGAGAAAGGCCTCAGGTTTCCGTGTGTTTGGGACTGGTCTCTGCAGTTCACGAGCCGGGACCGGCTGCTGTTCCACAACCCGCTGTTCGTCGGCAAGAGCGCGCCCAGCGTGCACAACGGGGCCCTGCGCACCTTCAAGCGCTCCAAG aaaaactACAGCTCCACATTGCGAGGTGTCCCCCCAGCAATAAAGAACGGAATCATCGGTGAGCAGGAGTTCGTTCCAAGAAGAAACTCTCTGATTCTAAAATTGAAGCCGGAGTTTTTGCActcagcagaggagcagagccacagcatgGAGCAGTACTTCAGAGACTGGTTTGCAAAGCCCGTGGATTTGCACGGCGTCATTCTGCCCCATCTCTCTGGAACACAAATAAAACTGTGGAAACTCTGCTACTTCCGCTGGGTTCCCGAGGCGCAGATCAGCCACGGCGGCTCCATCACCGCCTTCCACAGAGTTTCTGTACTGGCAGACGAGGTGGACATGTTAAACCGCAGCCTGCGGCAGTACAAGAGCAACTCCTCCTTGCCAGGCCACTGCTCAGAACTGGATCAAAGCAGGATGTACTTCAGAGCAAATGGTTTAAATGACACCTCAGGCACCCCAGACTTTCTCTCCTCctcattcccattttctcctgTAGGGAATCTATGCAAACGGAGCATTTTGGGAACACCTTTAAGCAAATTTTTAAGTGGTGCCAAAATCTGGCTATCCACTGAGACGCTTGCAAATGAAGACTGA